The following proteins are co-located in the Paenibacillus sp. JNUCC32 genome:
- a CDS encoding energy-coupling factor transporter transmembrane component T family protein, translating to MKRKIILGRYMEGDSWVHRLDPRAKTAAMPLFMVAVFLVDGYMGVLALLLFTAVVIRTTRIPYRYYIRAMKPLMFLLLFILVFHILYDAGGGKLLDVGAFKVYAGGLEKGIVSASRMGLFIMLAAVLTFTTQPEQLAQGLGSLLRPLTCIGVPTDRLVLMLGIALRFIPTIFEEAERLWKAQQSRGLDLSSRPLREKARLIIALLVPVTTGAFRRAIGLADSMEARGYRLGARRSRFRTFVWKRADTLFVAAFLLPVAAAALL from the coding sequence ATGAAACGAAAAATCATCCTGGGCCGATATATGGAAGGCGATTCATGGGTTCACCGTCTGGATCCCCGCGCCAAGACGGCGGCCATGCCGCTCTTTATGGTGGCGGTGTTCCTGGTTGACGGATATATGGGGGTACTCGCGCTGCTGCTGTTCACTGCGGTGGTGATCCGGACCACGCGCATCCCGTACCGCTATTACATCAGAGCCATGAAACCGCTGATGTTCCTGCTGTTGTTCATCCTGGTATTTCACATCCTTTATGATGCGGGAGGCGGGAAACTGCTGGATGTGGGCGCGTTCAAGGTATATGCCGGCGGATTGGAAAAAGGGATCGTGTCCGCTTCGCGGATGGGACTCTTCATCATGCTGGCGGCGGTGCTGACCTTCACGACCCAGCCGGAGCAGCTGGCCCAGGGGCTCGGCAGCCTCCTGCGGCCGCTGACCTGCATCGGAGTGCCGACGGATCGGCTGGTGCTGATGCTCGGCATTGCCCTCCGGTTCATACCGACCATCTTCGAGGAAGCCGAGCGGCTGTGGAAGGCCCAGCAGTCCCGGGGACTGGACCTGTCATCCCGCCCGCTGAGGGAGAAGGCGCGGCTGATCATTGCCCTGCTGGTCCCGGTAACGACAGGCGCTTTCCGGCGCGCGATCGGGCTGGCCGATTCCATGGAGGCCCGGGGCTATCGCCTGGGTGCGCGGCGAAGCAGGTTCAGGACGTTTGTATGGAAGCGGGCGGACACGTTATTCGTGGCGGCATTTCTGCTGCCCGTGGCCGCAGCCGCGCTGCTGTAA
- a CDS encoding ATP-binding cassette domain-containing protein — protein sequence MVISFEEVSYRYRDRGMSPILGLDGLNLELEEGRMIAVLGAPGSGKSTLLQHMNGLIRADDGLIRILDFRLESGDGKKIPAGLRQRVGLVFQYPEQQLFEETVEKDLLFGPLNFGRSPAEAAEAVRRAASFVGLDEELLGQSPFKLSSGQMRKAAVAAVLAADPDILALDEPTASLDPASREDLMQQLHGLTRTQGKTVLVVTHRLEEIVAFADEFVVIKDGKVLFQGKAGELVHRQEVLEQGGLMAPSSMRMAGMLAAQLGLEPAEMLPDAAALAEWYAELLGS from the coding sequence ATGGTCATATCATTCGAAGAGGTTTCTTACCGCTACCGGGACCGGGGGATGAGTCCTATTCTTGGGCTTGACGGCCTGAATCTGGAGCTGGAGGAAGGCCGAATGATTGCCGTCCTCGGTGCGCCGGGCTCGGGGAAATCAACGCTTCTCCAGCATATGAACGGTTTGATTCGGGCGGATGACGGCCTGATTCGCATTTTGGATTTCCGCCTTGAATCGGGCGACGGCAAGAAAATTCCCGCCGGGCTGCGGCAGCGGGTCGGCCTGGTGTTTCAATATCCGGAGCAGCAGCTGTTTGAAGAAACGGTGGAGAAGGATCTCTTGTTCGGACCCCTTAATTTCGGACGGAGTCCAGCTGAAGCCGCAGAGGCGGTCCGCAGAGCGGCATCCTTCGTCGGATTGGATGAGGAGCTGCTGGGGCAGAGTCCCTTCAAGCTAAGCTCGGGCCAAATGCGGAAAGCGGCGGTCGCGGCCGTATTGGCGGCCGATCCCGACATTTTGGCTTTGGATGAGCCAACGGCCTCCCTCGATCCTGCCAGCCGGGAGGATCTGATGCAGCAGCTGCATGGATTAACGAGGACGCAAGGCAAAACCGTCCTCGTCGTCACTCACCGATTGGAGGAAATCGTGGCCTTTGCCGACGAATTCGTGGTAATTAAGGACGGCAAGGTCCTGTTTCAAGGAAAGGCCGGGGAGCTCGTACACCGGCAGGAGGTGCTGGAGCAGGGAGGCCTGATGGCTCCTTCCTCCATGCGGATGGCGGGTATGCTGGCCGCACAGCTTGGACTCGAACCTGCGGAAATGCTTCCGGATGCGGCAGCATTGGCGGAATGGTATGCGGAACTGCTGGGATCATAG
- a CDS encoding energy-coupling factor transporter ATPase, which translates to MAGITDKSEHAVKLKHVYYGQGCTNVLKDVSLAIPHGQWVCIAGRNGAGKSTLIRLLNGLLLMSRGRILIDGLELNGRTLGDIRRHIGMVFPNPDDQFVGLTVEDDIAFGLENLCLSREEMQQRIRTYAERLDIVHLLQRHPATLSGGQKQRAAIAAVLAMEPSIVVMDEAASMLDEKAKHELLGLMRAMHAEGRYTLISITHDVEEMAEADRMVVLDGGMVAADGSPKELLLQDDLLRQCRLKAPFALQLCRELKARGIDIGELVREKEVLEALWSYHSKRFLTATGTGG; encoded by the coding sequence ATGGCGGGCATAACCGATAAGTCAGAGCATGCAGTAAAGCTTAAGCATGTATATTACGGGCAGGGCTGTACGAACGTGCTCAAAGATGTCTCGCTGGCGATCCCCCATGGACAGTGGGTATGCATCGCCGGAAGAAATGGGGCAGGCAAGTCCACGCTCATTCGGCTGTTGAACGGCCTGCTCCTCATGAGCCGGGGACGCATTCTGATCGATGGGCTGGAGCTGAACGGCCGCACGCTGGGCGACATTCGCCGTCATATCGGCATGGTGTTTCCCAACCCGGACGATCAGTTTGTCGGCCTCACCGTAGAGGATGATATCGCGTTTGGCCTGGAAAATCTGTGCCTGAGCCGGGAAGAAATGCAGCAGCGGATTCGAACCTATGCGGAGCGGCTGGATATCGTCCATCTGCTCCAACGGCATCCGGCCACTCTGTCCGGCGGACAGAAGCAGCGGGCGGCCATCGCTGCCGTGCTGGCGATGGAGCCTTCCATCGTTGTCATGGACGAGGCGGCCTCCATGCTGGATGAGAAGGCCAAGCATGAGCTGCTGGGCCTGATGCGGGCCATGCACGCCGAAGGCAGGTACACGCTCATCTCCATCACCCATGATGTGGAGGAGATGGCCGAAGCCGACCGGATGGTCGTGCTGGACGGCGGCATGGTGGCAGCGGACGGCAGTCCAAAGGAGCTGCTTCTGCAGGACGACTTGCTGCGGCAGTGCAGGCTGAAGGCGCCTTTTGCCCTCCAGCTGTGCAGGGAGCTGAAAGCGAGAGGAATCGATATCGGCGAGCTGGTCAGGGAGAAGGAGGTGCTGGAGGCATTATGGTCATATCATTCGAAGAGGTTTCTTACCGCTACCGGGACCGGGGGATGA
- a CDS encoding Gx transporter family protein, with the protein MPLSPDPYALRKLVVIAICASLSVVLGIVEALIPFAVTIPGAKLGLGNIMVLTCLVCLGGRDALWLIVLKTLLTAFILGSFSTFLFSMFGALASYLVMYVMLRLGGSNFSLTGVSIAGGIAHNIGQLTAASLVLGTAKIYYYLPFLLGAGVVTGIFVGWAAKYLIESLRRIDPFGMFHTES; encoded by the coding sequence ATGCCGTTGTCTCCTGATCCGTATGCGCTCCGCAAGCTGGTCGTGATCGCCATCTGCGCATCATTATCGGTGGTGCTGGGCATTGTGGAAGCCCTGATTCCGTTCGCGGTCACGATACCCGGCGCCAAGCTGGGGCTCGGCAATATTATGGTTCTGACCTGTCTGGTCTGCCTTGGGGGCAGGGATGCCCTGTGGCTCATTGTCTTAAAAACATTGTTGACCGCCTTTATACTCGGCAGCTTCTCGACCTTTCTGTTCAGCATGTTCGGCGCTCTGGCGAGTTATCTGGTGATGTATGTCATGCTGAGGCTCGGGGGGAGCAATTTCAGCTTAACCGGCGTGAGCATCGCTGGCGGCATCGCTCATAATATCGGGCAATTGACGGCAGCCTCGCTGGTATTGGGAACGGCAAAAATTTATTATTACCTGCCCTTTCTGCTCGGGGCGGGCGTGGTGACCGGGATCTTCGTCGGATGGGCCGCAAAATATCTGATCGAATCCCTGCGGCGTATTGATCCGTTCGGCATGTTTCACACAGAAAGCTAA
- a CDS encoding NusG domain II-containing protein: MKRGDIGIALVLIAAVAWFGISKFMGEDGTAKGTYAMIEVNGKHYDTVALTEEPRDIEIRTERGYNLLRISREGIEMVESDCPDQLCIGFGHVHDIHGTIVCLPNRVFVEVTGEQIKGSEPDAVVS, encoded by the coding sequence ATGAAACGCGGAGATATTGGAATAGCGCTTGTGCTGATAGCGGCTGTCGCCTGGTTTGGAATATCCAAGTTTATGGGGGAAGACGGAACGGCAAAGGGAACTTATGCCATGATCGAGGTGAACGGAAAGCATTATGATACGGTGGCGCTGACGGAAGAGCCCCGAGACATAGAAATCCGGACGGAGCGGGGATACAACCTCTTGAGGATCTCGCGCGAAGGGATCGAGATGGTGGAGTCGGATTGTCCGGATCAGCTCTGCATCGGGTTCGGCCACGTTCACGACATCCATGGCACCATCGTATGTCTGCCTAATCGCGTGTTCGTGGAAGTGACCGGAGAACAAATTAAAGGAAGTGAGCCGGATGCCGTTGTCTCCTGA
- a CDS encoding FAD:protein FMN transferase, with amino-acid sequence MYRKFLSRGSLLIMLALLMTGAIGCTTKADQKTAASTEPAAERYFIFDTIVSLRVYDERMTPRHFDEVKALLERIDQRMNRQLAGSEIDQVNQAAGKSEVGVSEETFKVVQTAIDYAAASGGHFEPTVGPLVDLWGIGGEHPAVPKKDELTAAMQRMNYKDVILNPASHAIRLEKEGMSLDLGAIAKGYAADVIADYLQQQDFRSAIIDLGGNILAMGSKPDGSPWNIGIQDPGKDRGQSLGTLEVVNKTIVTSGVYERFFEAEGKVYHHILSPFTGYPVDNDLLSVTIVTDTSMDADAMSTSVFSLGLTEGRQFVESRDDADAIFVTTDHQIYLTSGLTDTFKLTNDDYQLAE; translated from the coding sequence ATGTATAGGAAGTTTCTTTCCCGCGGCAGCCTGTTGATCATGCTCGCCCTGCTGATGACGGGAGCGATCGGCTGCACAACCAAAGCGGATCAGAAGACAGCCGCCAGCACCGAACCGGCAGCCGAACGTTACTTTATATTCGATACCATTGTAAGTCTCCGTGTTTACGATGAACGGATGACACCCCGGCATTTCGACGAGGTTAAGGCTCTGCTGGAACGGATCGACCAGCGTATGAACCGGCAACTGGCCGGCAGCGAGATCGATCAGGTCAATCAAGCGGCGGGCAAATCCGAGGTCGGCGTTTCGGAAGAGACCTTCAAGGTGGTCCAGACCGCTATCGATTACGCGGCGGCTTCCGGCGGACATTTCGAACCGACCGTAGGCCCGCTTGTGGATCTCTGGGGCATTGGAGGCGAACACCCCGCTGTACCGAAGAAAGATGAGCTGACTGCCGCCATGCAGCGAATGAACTACAAGGATGTGATTTTAAATCCGGCATCGCACGCCATCCGGCTGGAGAAGGAGGGAATGTCGCTGGATTTAGGCGCCATCGCCAAAGGATATGCCGCAGATGTCATCGCGGACTATTTGCAGCAGCAGGATTTTCGCTCCGCCATTATCGACCTCGGGGGCAACATCCTGGCCATGGGTTCGAAGCCTGACGGCTCGCCGTGGAACATCGGCATTCAGGACCCCGGTAAAGATCGCGGGCAATCCCTGGGGACGCTTGAAGTCGTCAATAAGACGATCGTGACCTCCGGCGTGTACGAGCGTTTCTTCGAAGCAGAGGGAAAAGTGTATCACCATATTCTGAGCCCCTTCACCGGTTATCCGGTCGATAACGACCTGCTCAGCGTAACGATCGTGACCGACACGTCCATGGACGCCGATGCCATGTCGACTTCCGTCTTTTCGCTTGGGCTTACGGAAGGTCGGCAGTTCGTCGAGAGCCGGGATGACGCCGATGCCATTTTCGTCACCACCGACCATCAAATCTATCTCACCTCAGGTCTGACGGATACATTCAAACTGACGAATGACGATTATCAGCTTGCCGAATAA
- a CDS encoding Crp/Fnr family transcriptional regulator, with protein sequence MKQNRAARSDAKDGGLFPAGTSSVFSPPHLALIREMAEPIGLFAGDCLYQENDPADRLYFVNRGSLKVSKLLEGGLSATLSLHIPGDLFGEPDPFGRAVHHFEARAMEDSEVGVVPQTELDKIIRINGDFAVEYMGWMALMQRTTQSKLRDLLLHGKSGALCSLLLRLYNMYGTGWSVKDTRAIIGKRITNLEMAEMIGSTRESVNRILNELKDLGVISTERGRIVLNDPAYLRNICHCEDCPKEICRM encoded by the coding sequence ATGAAACAGAATCGAGCTGCAAGGTCCGATGCGAAGGATGGAGGGCTGTTTCCTGCGGGCACTTCCTCCGTCTTTTCGCCGCCGCATCTCGCTTTAATCCGGGAAATGGCCGAGCCAATCGGTTTGTTTGCCGGCGATTGTCTGTATCAGGAGAACGATCCTGCCGACCGGCTGTACTTCGTAAACCGGGGAAGCCTGAAGGTATCCAAGCTGCTGGAAGGCGGATTGTCGGCAACCTTGTCGCTCCACATCCCGGGCGATCTGTTCGGTGAGCCCGATCCGTTCGGACGAGCCGTGCATCATTTCGAAGCCAGGGCCATGGAGGATAGCGAGGTCGGCGTCGTGCCCCAGACCGAGCTGGATAAAATCATCCGCATCAACGGCGATTTTGCCGTGGAATATATGGGCTGGATGGCGCTTATGCAGCGTACCACGCAGAGCAAACTGCGCGATCTGCTGCTGCATGGCAAATCCGGCGCCCTATGCTCTCTGCTGCTGCGGCTGTACAATATGTACGGCACCGGCTGGAGCGTCAAGGATACCCGAGCCATCATCGGCAAGCGGATCACGAATCTGGAGATGGCGGAGATGATCGGCTCTACTCGCGAAAGCGTCAACCGTATCTTGAACGAGCTTAAGGATCTTGGCGTGATTTCTACCGAGCGGGGGCGCATCGTTCTGAATGACCCCGCCTATTTGCGGAATATTTGCCACTGTGAGGACTGCCCTAAAGAGATTTGCCGAATGTAA
- a CDS encoding glycoside hydrolase family 3 protein, which produces MKYPFQDPDLPLEERVHDLVSRLTLDEKIELMCQYQTEIPRLGVQKYKHGTEGAHGVAWLGEATVFPQNTGLACTWNPGLMREIGSVIAEEARVYYQRDRAINGLTIWSPTVDLERDPRWGRTEEAYGEDPHLTGELSTGLVKGMQGDHPFYYKTVATLKHFYGNNNEADRGSASVSIDPRNKREYYLKAFEAPFREGKAGSMMTAYNGINGTPCNLNHEVNDIVKQEWGMDGFVVGDAGDVLGTVMDHHYVASYAEAVAGSVKAGIDSITDDQDISFRALRDALEQGLLEEQHLDHALRNTFRVRFRLGEFDPEERNPYSRVPETKLCAPEHAELSLRAARESIVLLKNDGLLPLPRDPFKSAAVIGPLANEAFTDWYSGTPPYRITPLQGVQAKAGDRNVQFHTGLDQVRLRSAVSGTYVALSSEEQGILFAGTSASADAAVFERNDWGWGSVTLRLVGSGKFVTETETGLQAAADEARGWFVKEAFGFEALPDGSFLMKNWEGKPILLDEHGRLVVGGIEETGTPFTIETVKDGIAEAAAAAASAETAIVFVGNSPFINGKETIDRPDITLPPAQQALIQAVFEANPHTVVVIVGGYPFAVNWEQEHVPAILFTSHAGQELGHAVADVLYGDYNPGGRLNMTWYKSTEQLPDIMDYDIIKGRRTYQYFEGDVLYPFGHGLSYSRFQYSGLSLSRPQITAEGSVTVTVAVRNESQLAGDEVVQLYVKADSSRVIRPLKTLKGFRRVHLAPGASETVTFQLKAEDLAFWDVTRERYCVESGTYTLMAGPSSGRLPVTAVLQVEGETIPPRTLREPVRAVNYDDYQGVFLDECREGGESIRLIGDSGWIAFHDADLGDSPATFEARVSGHIKGGDIVVTTGSPDGPAAGSCRVLPTGGRQAWTTVQADLTGLAGRADVFLFMKGEVQISWFRIA; this is translated from the coding sequence ATGAAATATCCGTTCCAGGATCCGGATCTGCCGCTGGAAGAGCGGGTTCACGATCTGGTATCCCGATTGACCTTGGACGAAAAAATCGAATTAATGTGCCAATACCAGACGGAAATCCCCCGTCTCGGCGTGCAAAAATATAAGCATGGCACCGAAGGCGCACACGGCGTGGCATGGCTTGGCGAAGCGACCGTCTTTCCGCAAAACACCGGACTTGCGTGCACGTGGAATCCCGGGCTGATGCGTGAAATCGGCTCGGTCATCGCAGAGGAAGCCCGGGTCTATTACCAGCGCGACCGGGCCATCAACGGACTCACCATCTGGTCGCCGACAGTGGATCTGGAACGCGATCCCCGGTGGGGACGAACGGAAGAAGCCTACGGGGAAGACCCGCACCTGACCGGGGAGCTATCCACCGGGCTGGTGAAGGGCATGCAGGGAGACCATCCCTTCTACTACAAAACGGTAGCTACCCTGAAGCACTTCTACGGCAATAACAATGAAGCCGACCGCGGCAGCGCCTCGGTAAGCATCGATCCGAGGAACAAGCGCGAATATTATCTGAAGGCTTTCGAGGCTCCGTTCCGGGAAGGGAAAGCCGGTTCCATGATGACCGCGTATAACGGCATCAACGGCACGCCGTGCAACCTGAACCATGAAGTGAACGATATCGTCAAGCAGGAATGGGGCATGGACGGATTCGTCGTAGGGGACGCGGGTGACGTGCTGGGTACCGTCATGGACCATCATTATGTCGCTTCCTACGCAGAGGCCGTTGCGGGTTCCGTCAAAGCCGGAATCGACAGCATCACCGACGATCAGGACATCTCCTTCCGCGCTCTCCGCGATGCTTTGGAGCAAGGATTGCTTGAGGAGCAGCATCTGGACCATGCCCTCCGCAATACCTTCCGCGTCCGCTTCCGCCTTGGCGAATTCGACCCGGAGGAGCGGAATCCCTACAGCCGCGTACCGGAGACGAAGCTCTGCGCGCCGGAGCATGCCGAATTATCTCTTCGAGCCGCCCGTGAGTCGATTGTGCTGCTGAAGAATGACGGTTTGCTGCCCCTTCCGCGTGATCCGTTCAAATCCGCGGCCGTGATCGGACCGCTCGCCAACGAAGCGTTCACGGATTGGTACAGCGGCACGCCTCCCTACCGGATTACGCCGCTTCAGGGCGTGCAGGCCAAAGCGGGAGACCGCAACGTTCAATTCCATACGGGATTGGATCAGGTGCGCCTTCGTTCTGCCGTCAGCGGCACGTATGTCGCCCTGTCTTCCGAGGAGCAGGGCATCCTGTTTGCAGGCACGTCAGCATCCGCCGATGCCGCCGTATTCGAGCGAAACGACTGGGGCTGGGGCTCTGTCACGCTCCGCCTGGTCGGCAGCGGCAAATTCGTAACCGAAACGGAGACGGGACTGCAAGCAGCGGCCGACGAAGCTCGCGGCTGGTTCGTGAAGGAGGCTTTCGGCTTCGAAGCGTTGCCGGATGGAAGCTTCCTGATGAAAAACTGGGAAGGCAAACCGATCCTGCTCGATGAGCATGGCCGGCTTGTTGTTGGCGGCATCGAGGAAACGGGAACGCCGTTTACCATCGAAACGGTAAAGGACGGCATCGCTGAAGCCGCTGCAGCGGCAGCATCGGCTGAAACCGCCATCGTCTTCGTGGGAAACAGCCCGTTCATTAACGGCAAGGAAACGATCGACCGACCCGACATCACCCTTCCGCCTGCACAGCAGGCCTTGATACAGGCGGTGTTCGAAGCTAATCCCCATACGGTGGTGGTCATCGTAGGCGGGTATCCGTTCGCGGTGAACTGGGAACAGGAGCATGTGCCGGCCATCCTCTTTACGTCTCACGCCGGGCAGGAGCTGGGCCACGCGGTGGCCGACGTTCTGTACGGAGATTATAATCCGGGCGGCCGCTTAAACATGACGTGGTATAAGTCAACCGAACAGCTTCCGGACATCATGGATTACGACATTATCAAAGGGAGGCGGACCTATCAATATTTCGAGGGGGATGTACTGTACCCGTTCGGTCACGGCCTCAGCTATTCCCGCTTCCAATACAGCGGTCTATCGCTTAGCCGTCCGCAGATCACGGCCGAAGGCAGCGTAACCGTCACCGTTGCGGTTAGGAACGAGAGCCAGCTGGCCGGGGATGAGGTGGTTCAGCTGTATGTGAAGGCTGACTCCTCCCGCGTCATTCGTCCTCTCAAAACGTTGAAGGGCTTCCGCCGCGTTCATCTGGCTCCAGGCGCTTCGGAAACGGTAACCTTTCAGCTCAAAGCCGAGGATCTGGCCTTCTGGGATGTCACCCGGGAGCGTTACTGCGTGGAAAGCGGGACCTATACGCTCATGGCTGGACCATCCTCCGGCCGGCTGCCGGTCACCGCAGTCCTTCAAGTCGAAGGAGAAACGATCCCGCCACGCACGCTGCGGGAGCCTGTTCGAGCAGTGAATTATGACGACTACCAGGGTGTCTTCCTCGATGAATGCCGCGAAGGCGGCGAAAGCATCCGTTTAATCGGCGACTCGGGATGGATCGCCTTCCATGACGCCGATCTCGGCGATTCTCCGGCCACGTTCGAGGCCAGGGTGAGCGGACATATCAAGGGCGGCGACATCGTCGTTACGACCGGCAGCCCGGATGGCCCCGCAGCCGGAAGCTGCAGGGTCCTGCCGACCGGAGGGCGCCAGGCCTGGACGACGGTTCAGGCCGATCTGACGGGGTTAGCAGGACGGGCCGACGTCTTCCTATTCATGAAAGGCGAGGTGCAGATCAGCTGGTTCCGCATAGCTTAA
- a CDS encoding RNA polymerase sigma factor, with protein sequence MTERELFDSYNKDVYRTCYYMLRNAQDAEDLCHDVFVTVFRQDWRSVEHTRAWIMRIAMNHCLNLLRRNQTQREKQSQVAWLHEQTAASVKSVDTIVLEKAAAAEWESLLRQLPDKLMAVVTLRYIGELSMAEIAETLKIPVGTVKSRLHKALKIMRKKLEHHNGFWLKGEKQFGTF encoded by the coding sequence TTGACGGAACGCGAGTTATTCGATTCATACAACAAGGACGTGTACCGTACCTGCTACTACATGCTGCGGAACGCCCAAGATGCGGAAGATCTCTGCCACGACGTATTCGTCACCGTATTTCGCCAGGATTGGAGAAGCGTAGAACATACACGCGCCTGGATCATGCGCATCGCGATGAATCACTGCCTGAACCTGCTTAGAAGGAATCAGACCCAGCGGGAAAAGCAAAGCCAGGTCGCTTGGCTCCACGAGCAGACCGCGGCATCGGTTAAATCCGTGGACACCATCGTATTGGAAAAAGCAGCGGCGGCGGAATGGGAGAGCCTGCTGCGGCAGCTCCCGGACAAGCTGATGGCCGTGGTCACGCTCCGCTATATTGGCGAGCTGTCGATGGCGGAAATTGCCGAAACGTTGAAGATCCCTGTAGGAACGGTTAAATCAAGGCTTCACAAAGCATTGAAAATCATGCGCAAAAAGCTCGAGCATCATAACGGCTTTTGGCTGAAGGGGGAGAAACAATTTGGAACGTTTTGA
- a CDS encoding DUF4179 domain-containing protein, whose protein sequence is MERFENTLKNQMNTANNVSYPDFDRMWSSIQQDELKVAGGESTPLRPRKRKRIAIITGISVALMATPVYAALNYDWSHLLSYKAGIQTALEQGLGQAIEKSVTKDGITLTVHTAFIDENRTFLLYSLDPGSKRAGEQIAFDRIGLKDKEGHSVEGHYSHQWSEELGVFQGYFETDWVAEGQIADIEFAMENIRFTGDGKQSIPYDPQNPNTQVFPIQKDGIDSVTLQSFEQAEGNVLLQSAIRFTDPEMNSRSWVRIQAADDKNEMIKEVKPSTFGTPAATGEYLSQQIFKSDSLRAEGTTFQLAYDRTLQSVDDTWSLNMALSKKQMANGTWKDVLNIPVDQVPGESKIHEMIVTPTQVRLILTHKEKHARFPYMDYQLDVGGTLLSGSMWHVPGQSKKTELRFEMTGLDAASLANRPVSLVAKHRVDEFAGDKNPIRLTDISAEHQTLTSSIAGYPITWTYYMKDHNLYVESLSSDPAFGGVNQTYYLDGEDRNYGMPAIIGLLGDDSNKHMDVYKNFDKTELEVYIWNYTTHKRDDVLRIPLKTGK, encoded by the coding sequence TTGGAACGTTTTGAGAATACTCTGAAAAATCAGATGAACACAGCGAATAACGTGTCTTATCCTGATTTTGACCGGATGTGGAGCAGCATACAGCAGGACGAATTGAAGGTGGCCGGAGGGGAATCGACTCCGCTTCGTCCGCGTAAGCGAAAGCGAATTGCGATCATTACCGGGATATCCGTCGCCCTGATGGCTACGCCGGTCTATGCAGCCTTGAATTATGACTGGTCCCATCTTCTGTCTTACAAGGCCGGGATCCAGACTGCGTTAGAACAAGGGCTTGGCCAGGCAATTGAGAAATCCGTTACGAAGGATGGCATCACGCTAACGGTGCACACGGCGTTTATCGATGAGAACCGCACGTTCCTGCTCTACAGCCTGGATCCTGGCTCGAAGCGGGCCGGCGAACAAATCGCTTTTGATCGAATCGGGCTTAAAGATAAGGAAGGCCATTCCGTCGAGGGTCATTATTCGCATCAGTGGAGCGAGGAGTTAGGCGTATTCCAGGGGTATTTCGAGACCGATTGGGTTGCTGAGGGCCAGATCGCGGATATCGAGTTTGCGATGGAGAATATTCGTTTTACCGGCGATGGAAAACAGTCCATTCCTTACGACCCTCAAAACCCGAATACGCAGGTATTCCCCATTCAAAAGGATGGCATTGACAGCGTGACCCTGCAGTCCTTCGAGCAGGCCGAAGGCAATGTCCTGCTTCAATCGGCCATTAGATTTACGGACCCTGAAATGAACAGCAGAAGCTGGGTGCGAATTCAAGCAGCCGATGACAAGAATGAGATGATTAAGGAGGTTAAACCTTCTACTTTCGGAACTCCGGCAGCCACCGGAGAATACCTGAGCCAGCAAATATTCAAGTCCGATTCCCTGCGTGCGGAAGGTACGACATTCCAGTTGGCTTATGATCGCACGCTGCAAAGCGTCGATGATACCTGGAGCTTGAATATGGCTCTATCCAAGAAACAAATGGCCAACGGCACATGGAAGGACGTGCTGAATATCCCTGTAGATCAGGTGCCTGGCGAATCGAAGATCCATGAAATGATCGTGACGCCAACCCAAGTCCGGCTGATCCTGACCCATAAGGAAAAGCATGCCCGTTTTCCATACATGGACTATCAGCTGGACGTAGGCGGAACGCTGTTAAGCGGAAGCATGTGGCATGTGCCCGGCCAGTCCAAGAAAACGGAGCTGCGCTTTGAAATGACCGGACTGGATGCAGCCTCTCTGGCGAACCGCCCCGTGTCTCTGGTCGCCAAGCACCGCGTCGATGAATTCGCCGGAGATAAGAATCCGATCCGCTTGACCGATATTTCGGCTGAGCATCAGACCTTAACGTCCAGCATCGCCGGCTATCCGATCACGTGGACCTATTACATGAAGGACCACAACCTCTATGTGGAATCCTTGAGCTCCGACCCGGCGTTCGGCGGCGTCAACCAGACTTATTATCTGGACGGCGAAGATCGGAACTATGGCATGCCGGCCATCATCGGCCTGCTCGGCGATGACAGCAATAAACATATGGACGTGTATAAGAATTTCGACAAGACCGAGCTCGAGGTTTATATTTGGAACTATACCACCCATAAGCGGGACGACGTCCTGCGCATTCCGCTCAAAACCGGAAAATAA